The following proteins come from a genomic window of Posidoniimonas polymericola:
- a CDS encoding glycoside hydrolase family 43 protein yields MRKLTSDRPPFPTLLALLLATSCPAAPWVPDLGDGRYKNPVLFADYSDPDVVRVGDDFYLTSSSFSHVPALPILHSRDLVNWTLVGHAAPRLSERFDRVQHGDGIWAPCLRHHDGWFWIFVGDPDRGILMTKARDPRGPWTPLHVVKAGKGLIDPSPLWDDDNRAYLVHAYAKSRAGKNSILVAYEMAPDGTRLLGEEHLVVDGQGGVHPTIEGPKFSKHDGRYYILAPAGGVKPGWQMAFRADKPFGPYEGKRVLEQGSTDINGPHQGGLVELPSGESWFLHFQDRGAYGRIVHLNPVRWVDGWPEMGADLDGNGVGEPVATHVKPSVNALTLKQTPQTSDVFEGSYNLAWQWQANPQPNWSSVDDRPGWLRLFAQPPVAQPPAKRNLVDAPHQLLQKLPAPAFTATTKLDAAHLGDDARAGLVVMGLEYAGVMARHDAGGIRLARIEGRQGREEQTTAEVAPLPERLWLRVEVRVEAVCRFSYSTDGQRFEAIGDDFIAAPGRWVGAKVGLTCEGGNGYVDFDSFRVE; encoded by the coding sequence ATGCGCAAGCTGACTTCTGACCGGCCTCCTTTTCCTACTCTGCTCGCACTGCTGCTAGCGACCTCTTGCCCAGCGGCGCCGTGGGTCCCCGACCTGGGCGACGGCCGGTACAAGAACCCGGTGCTGTTTGCCGACTACTCCGACCCCGACGTGGTCCGCGTTGGCGACGACTTCTACCTGACCTCGTCGAGCTTCTCGCACGTGCCGGCGTTGCCGATCCTGCACTCGCGGGACCTGGTGAACTGGACCCTCGTCGGGCACGCGGCGCCGCGGCTCTCCGAGCGGTTCGACCGGGTGCAGCACGGCGACGGCATCTGGGCGCCCTGCCTGCGGCATCACGACGGCTGGTTCTGGATCTTTGTCGGTGACCCCGATCGGGGGATCCTGATGACCAAGGCCCGCGACCCGCGGGGGCCGTGGACGCCGCTGCACGTCGTGAAGGCGGGTAAGGGGTTGATCGACCCCTCGCCGCTGTGGGACGACGACAACCGCGCCTACCTGGTGCACGCCTACGCCAAGAGCCGCGCCGGCAAGAACTCGATCCTCGTCGCCTACGAGATGGCGCCCGACGGCACGCGGTTGCTGGGCGAAGAGCACCTGGTGGTCGACGGCCAGGGCGGCGTGCACCCGACGATCGAGGGGCCGAAGTTCTCCAAGCACGACGGGCGGTACTACATCCTCGCGCCGGCGGGTGGTGTGAAGCCGGGCTGGCAGATGGCGTTCCGCGCGGACAAGCCGTTCGGGCCCTACGAGGGCAAGCGGGTGCTGGAGCAGGGCTCGACCGACATCAACGGCCCGCACCAGGGCGGGCTGGTGGAGCTGCCGAGCGGCGAGAGCTGGTTCCTGCACTTCCAGGACCGCGGCGCCTACGGGCGGATTGTCCACCTCAACCCGGTCCGCTGGGTCGACGGCTGGCCGGAGATGGGCGCCGACCTCGACGGCAACGGCGTCGGCGAGCCGGTTGCAACGCACGTCAAGCCGAGCGTGAACGCTCTGACGCTCAAGCAAACTCCGCAGACGTCCGACGTGTTCGAGGGCTCGTACAACCTCGCCTGGCAGTGGCAGGCCAACCCGCAGCCGAACTGGAGCAGCGTCGACGACCGCCCCGGCTGGCTGCGTCTGTTTGCCCAGCCACCGGTCGCCCAACCACCAGCCAAGCGAAACCTGGTCGACGCGCCGCACCAGCTGCTGCAGAAGCTGCCAGCGCCCGCGTTCACGGCGACGACCAAACTCGACGCGGCCCACCTCGGCGACGACGCCCGGGCGGGGCTCGTGGTGATGGGACTGGAGTACGCCGGCGTGATGGCGCGCCACGACGCCGGCGGCATCCGACTCGCGCGGATCGAGGGCAGGCAGGGCCGCGAAGAGCAGACCACCGCCGAGGTTGCCCCACTGCCGGAGCGGCTGTGGCTGCGGGTCGAGGTCCGCGTGGAGGCGGTCTGCCGGTTCTCGTACAGCACCGACGGGCAGCGGTTCGAGGCGATCGGCGACGATTTCATCGCCGCGCCGGGCCGCTGGGTCGGCGCCAAGGTTGGCCTGACCTGCGAGGGCGGAAACGGCTACGTCGACTTCGACTCGTTCCGCGTCGAGTGA
- a CDS encoding glycoside hydrolase family 88 protein: MRPRTIPAWVCALLLTSVCVGVEVPDPAGVLADMTLANDYFMAKWPDPTVDIVTNRARPSNIWTRATYYEGLMALHQIDASPTYYNYAVDWAAGHNWQPAYGGTTTTNADNQAAGQTYLELYQIDPQPERLAPIKTNIDRMLASSRDDYWSWVDAVQMAMPVFAKLGAILDDDAYYEKLYDIFDYTKTQHGANGLYSTTDHLWWRDGDFDPPYTTPSGEDEYWSRGNGWVFAGLARSLDVMPTDAPHRDELALTFQEMAAALVPIQRPDGFWNVSLHDPNNFGGPETSGTAFFTYGLAWGLNNGLLEGEEYLQAAVAGWNGMAADALHPDGFLGYVQATGKQPSDGQPVSYTSVPDFEDYGLGAFLLAGSEVFLLEDTSVPRVPGDVDGDGFVDAIDLDIIAANFRQPGGLASGDLSGDFVVDLADFRIWKQHYAGPVGYAWPAANVPEPSAATIACLLVAAALRRRCRSGRA, translated from the coding sequence ATGAGGCCGCGCACCATTCCTGCGTGGGTCTGCGCACTGCTGCTGACGAGCGTGTGCGTGGGCGTCGAAGTCCCGGACCCCGCGGGCGTGCTGGCCGACATGACGCTGGCCAACGACTACTTCATGGCGAAGTGGCCCGACCCGACGGTCGACATCGTCACCAACCGCGCCCGGCCGAGCAACATCTGGACCCGCGCCACCTACTATGAGGGGCTGATGGCGCTGCACCAGATCGACGCCAGCCCCACCTACTACAACTACGCGGTCGACTGGGCCGCGGGCCACAACTGGCAGCCGGCCTACGGCGGCACGACCACCACCAACGCCGACAACCAGGCCGCCGGGCAGACCTACCTCGAACTCTACCAGATCGACCCGCAGCCCGAGCGGCTGGCGCCAATCAAGACCAACATCGACCGCATGCTGGCCTCGAGCCGCGACGACTACTGGTCGTGGGTCGACGCGGTGCAGATGGCGATGCCGGTGTTCGCCAAACTCGGCGCCATCCTCGACGACGACGCCTACTACGAAAAGCTGTACGACATCTTCGACTACACCAAGACCCAGCACGGCGCCAACGGGCTGTACAGCACGACCGACCACCTGTGGTGGCGCGACGGCGACTTCGACCCTCCGTACACAACGCCCAGCGGCGAGGACGAGTACTGGTCGCGCGGCAACGGCTGGGTGTTCGCCGGGCTCGCGCGGTCGCTCGACGTGATGCCGACCGACGCGCCGCACCGCGACGAGCTCGCCCTCACGTTCCAGGAGATGGCCGCCGCGCTCGTGCCGATCCAACGCCCCGACGGCTTCTGGAACGTCAGCCTGCACGACCCCAACAACTTCGGCGGACCGGAGACCTCCGGCACGGCGTTCTTTACCTACGGCCTCGCTTGGGGCCTTAACAACGGACTGCTGGAAGGGGAGGAGTACCTGCAGGCCGCGGTCGCCGGCTGGAACGGCATGGCGGCCGACGCCCTGCACCCCGACGGCTTCCTCGGCTACGTGCAGGCGACCGGCAAGCAACCCTCCGACGGCCAGCCGGTCAGCTACACGAGCGTCCCCGACTTCGAGGACTACGGCCTGGGCGCGTTCCTGTTGGCCGGCAGCGAGGTCTTCCTGCTGGAGGACACGTCGGTCCCCCGCGTCCCCGGCGACGTCGACGGCGATGGCTTCGTTGACGCGATCGACCTCGACATCATCGCCGCCAACTTCCGCCAGCCAGGCGGCCTCGCGAGCGGCGACCTGAGCGGCGACTTCGTCGTTGACCTCGCCGACTTCCGGATTTGGAAGCAGCACTACGCAGGGCCGGTTGGGTACGCCTGGCCGGCGGCGAACGTGCCTGAGCCATCTGCCGCGACAATCGCCTGCCTGCTGGTGGCGGCCGCTCTGCGTCGGCGTTGCAGGTCCGGGCGTGCTTAG
- a CDS encoding polyphosphate kinase 2 family protein, with protein sequence MPKPITFDPGDKIKLEDVPARPDVGGWDKKSAAERIEHNTEQSRELAYRLYAENKQTLLLVLQGMDTAGKDGTIRTVTTGINPQSFQIAPFKQPSAEELDHDFLWRVHKAVPRRGNIGIFNRSHYEDVLVVRVHNLVPESEWRRRYDRINEFEKLLTEGHVKIVKCFLHVSKEEQRERLQARLDNPDKRWKFSKGDLAERKLWGDYQAAYEDALNKCNTEHAPWHIIPSDRKWFRNLIVSELLKDALERLDPQFPPSEEGLDGIVVE encoded by the coding sequence ATGCCCAAGCCCATCACCTTTGACCCCGGCGACAAGATCAAGCTCGAGGACGTGCCCGCTAGGCCGGACGTTGGCGGGTGGGACAAGAAGTCGGCCGCCGAGCGGATCGAGCACAACACCGAACAGAGCCGCGAGCTGGCCTACCGCCTGTACGCCGAGAACAAGCAGACGCTGCTCCTGGTGCTGCAGGGGATGGACACCGCCGGCAAGGACGGCACCATCCGCACCGTGACCACCGGCATCAACCCGCAGAGCTTCCAGATCGCGCCGTTCAAGCAGCCGAGCGCGGAGGAGCTCGACCACGACTTCCTGTGGCGGGTGCACAAGGCGGTGCCGCGGCGGGGCAACATCGGCATCTTCAACCGCTCGCACTACGAGGACGTGCTGGTCGTCCGTGTGCACAACCTGGTCCCCGAGTCGGAGTGGCGCCGCCGCTACGACCGCATCAACGAGTTCGAGAAGCTGCTGACCGAGGGCCACGTCAAGATCGTCAAGTGCTTCTTGCACGTCAGCAAGGAGGAGCAGCGGGAGCGGCTGCAGGCCCGGCTCGACAACCCCGACAAGCGGTGGAAGTTCAGCAAGGGCGACCTCGCTGAGCGCAAGTTGTGGGGCGACTACCAGGCCGCCTACGAGGACGCTCTCAACAAGTGCAACACCGAGCACGCCCCCTGGCACATCATCCCCAGCGACCGCAAGTGGTTCCGCAACCTGATCGTCAGCGAGCTACTAAAAGACGCCCTCGAGCGGCTCGACCCGCAGTTCCCGCCCAGCGAAGAGGGGTTGGACGGGATTGTGGTGGAGTAG
- a CDS encoding methyl-accepting chemotaxis protein, translated as MSQQENVGSVKSIATYVDDLSVTMTQAIDEITNINDDTQLLALNARIEAARAGQAGAAFSVVATEMQALGAKTSQIAGQLASQTSGKIEGLLDVIGSSIRGTRLSDLALTNIDLIDRNLYERTCDVRWWATDSSLVDALTAKSDAAYGYASKRLGVILNAYTVYHDLVLCDPQGRVVANGRPDEFQSIGASVASSEWFRAARDSRSGDEFGFQSAHESSLVDGRGVLAYSCGVRVGGEADGQLLGVLGILFNWTDFAQEIVNTTPIADDEREATRCCICDSTGRILADSWGEQLHGKLTLAGPDRLFDQPKGFEMQKEGGRRCCVAHAQAPGFETYTTGWHSVIVQPVDQ; from the coding sequence ATGTCGCAGCAAGAGAATGTCGGCAGCGTGAAGTCGATCGCCACCTACGTGGACGACCTGTCGGTCACCATGACCCAGGCGATCGACGAAATCACCAACATCAACGACGACACCCAGCTTCTGGCGCTCAACGCCCGGATCGAGGCCGCCCGCGCCGGTCAGGCCGGCGCGGCGTTCAGCGTCGTCGCAACCGAGATGCAGGCGCTCGGCGCCAAGACCTCGCAGATCGCGGGGCAGCTCGCTAGCCAGACCAGCGGCAAGATCGAGGGGCTGCTGGACGTGATCGGCTCGAGCATCCGCGGCACACGGCTGTCGGACCTGGCCCTTACCAACATCGACCTGATCGACCGCAACCTGTACGAGCGGACGTGCGACGTCCGCTGGTGGGCGACTGACAGCAGCCTGGTCGACGCGCTGACCGCCAAGTCGGACGCGGCGTACGGCTACGCCAGCAAGCGGCTCGGCGTGATCCTCAACGCCTACACCGTCTACCACGACCTCGTGCTCTGCGACCCGCAGGGCAGAGTGGTGGCCAACGGCCGGCCCGACGAATTCCAATCCATCGGCGCGAGCGTCGCCTCGAGCGAGTGGTTCCGCGCCGCCCGCGACTCGCGCAGCGGCGACGAGTTTGGCTTCCAGAGCGCCCACGAGTCGTCGCTGGTCGACGGGCGGGGCGTGCTGGCGTACTCGTGCGGCGTGCGTGTCGGCGGCGAGGCCGACGGCCAGCTGCTCGGCGTGCTCGGCATCCTGTTCAACTGGACCGACTTCGCCCAAGAGATCGTCAACACCACGCCGATCGCCGACGACGAACGCGAGGCGACCCGCTGCTGCATCTGCGACAGCACCGGCCGGATCCTGGCCGACTCGTGGGGCGAGCAGCTCCACGGGAAGCTCACGCTCGCGGGCCCAGACCGGCTGTTCGACCAGCCCAAGGGCTTCGAGATGCAGAAGGAAGGCGGCCGGCGGTGCTGCGTCGCCCACGCCCAGGCCCCCGGCTTCGAGACCTACACCACCGGCTGGCACTCGGTGATCGTGCAGCCGGTGGACCAATAG
- a CDS encoding CPXCG motif-containing cysteine-rich protein, with product MTPEASYICGECGEEIVIPIDLSAGHEQQYVEDCPVCCRANVITVEIDDDGEPRAWGELE from the coding sequence ATGACCCCCGAAGCCTCCTATATCTGCGGCGAGTGCGGCGAGGAGATCGTAATCCCGATCGACCTCTCCGCCGGGCACGAGCAGCAGTACGTCGAGGACTGCCCCGTCTGCTGCCGCGCGAACGTCATCACGGTCGAGATCGACGACGACGGCGAGCCGCGGGCGTGGGGGGAGCTGGAGTGA
- a CDS encoding RtcB family protein, with the protein MNRKQLQKLGVPPDCVKLAVQALTRAAQQDQGFGLKGKRAKELVGAVLGEPRAYFEDSVWGEFAKELVADAEQPALSNIDYRTWGDEIDDAAHAQMRQACLVPTAVGAALMPDAHLGYGLPIGGVLACENAVIPYAVGVDIACRMKLSVLDLPVETLDSRRNAYKEAIMGGTRFGVGVEHHPKQQHDVLDRDWDVTRITREKKDTAWRQLGTSGSGNHFVEFGELTLEARDDELGLDAGRYAALLSHSGSRGPGAAVCSTYSAIAQRNLPRRYANLGRLAWLSLDSEEGQEYWAAMNLMGEYAAANHAVIHRLVTSLLGAHVVAGVENHHNFAWKEFHHGKEVVVHRKGATPAAAGELGVIPGSMADPAFVVRGRGEPSSLCSASHGAGRCMSRRQAKDTFRFNAVRNDLAKRGVEVLAAGADEVPGVYKDIRRVMDAQQDLVEVVARFDPRIVRMCGDGSKAED; encoded by the coding sequence ATGAACCGCAAGCAACTCCAAAAACTAGGCGTCCCGCCCGACTGCGTGAAACTCGCCGTCCAGGCCCTAACGCGCGCCGCGCAGCAGGACCAGGGCTTCGGGCTCAAGGGCAAGCGGGCGAAGGAACTCGTCGGCGCCGTGCTGGGCGAGCCCCGCGCCTATTTTGAGGATTCGGTGTGGGGTGAGTTCGCCAAGGAACTGGTCGCCGACGCCGAGCAGCCCGCCCTTTCCAACATTGATTACCGCACGTGGGGCGACGAGATCGACGACGCCGCCCACGCGCAGATGCGTCAGGCCTGCCTGGTGCCGACCGCCGTCGGCGCGGCTCTGATGCCCGACGCGCACCTCGGCTACGGCCTGCCGATCGGCGGCGTGCTGGCGTGCGAGAACGCCGTGATCCCCTACGCCGTGGGCGTCGACATCGCGTGCCGCATGAAGCTGTCGGTGCTGGACCTGCCGGTCGAGACCCTCGACTCCCGCCGCAACGCCTACAAAGAGGCGATTATGGGCGGCACGCGCTTCGGCGTCGGCGTCGAGCACCACCCCAAGCAGCAGCACGACGTCCTGGACCGCGACTGGGACGTCACCCGCATCACCCGCGAGAAGAAGGACACCGCCTGGCGCCAGCTGGGGACCAGCGGCTCGGGCAACCACTTCGTCGAGTTCGGCGAGCTGACGCTCGAGGCGCGTGACGACGAGTTGGGCCTCGACGCGGGCCGCTACGCGGCGCTGTTGTCGCACAGCGGCAGCCGCGGGCCAGGCGCGGCGGTCTGCAGCACGTACTCGGCCATTGCCCAACGAAACCTGCCGCGGCGGTACGCGAACCTCGGCCGCCTGGCGTGGCTGTCGCTCGACAGCGAGGAGGGCCAGGAGTACTGGGCCGCGATGAATCTGATGGGCGAGTACGCCGCCGCCAACCACGCGGTGATCCACCGGCTCGTGACCAGCCTGCTGGGCGCGCATGTGGTGGCCGGCGTCGAGAACCACCACAACTTTGCCTGGAAGGAATTCCACCACGGCAAGGAGGTGGTCGTGCACCGCAAGGGCGCGACCCCGGCCGCCGCCGGCGAGCTGGGCGTGATCCCCGGCTCGATGGCCGACCCGGCGTTCGTGGTCCGGGGCCGCGGCGAGCCGTCGAGCCTGTGCTCGGCGTCGCACGGCGCGGGCCGCTGCATGAGCCGCCGCCAGGCCAAGGACACCTTCCGGTTCAACGCCGTGCGGAACGACCTTGCCAAGCGTGGTGTGGAAGTCCTGGCGGCCGGCGCGGACGAGGTCCCCGGCGTGTACAAAGACATCCGCCGCGTGATGGACGCGCAGCAGGACCTGGTGGAGGTCGTCGCCCGCTTCGACCCGCGGATCGTCCGCATGTGCGGTGATGGGTCGAAGGCAGAAGACTGA